A window of Tursiops truncatus isolate mTurTru1 chromosome 8, mTurTru1.mat.Y, whole genome shotgun sequence contains these coding sequences:
- the UBASH3B gene encoding ubiquitin-associated and SH3 domain-containing protein B isoform X2: protein MDRRWTCSCPWGSPEPAHKKPWHPQEEEVFRQHVTGWLFSHVGDPFLDDPLPREYVLYLRPTGPLAQKLSDFWQQSKQICGKNKAHNIFPHITLCQFFMCEDSKVDALGEALQTTVSRWKCKFSAPLPLELYTSSNFIGLFVKEDSAEVLKKFAADFAAEAASKTEVHVEPHKKQLHVTLAYHFQASHLPTLEKLAQNIDVKLGCDWVATIFSRDIRFANHETLQVIYPYTPQNDDELELVPGDFIFMSPMEQTSTSEGWIYGTSLTTGCSGLLPENYITKADECSTWIFHGSYSILNTSSSNALSFGDGILERRQYEDQGLGDTTPLTVICQPTQPLRISGQPGPQKRCLFVCRHGERMDVVFGKYWLSQCFDAKGRYVRTNLNMPHSLPQRSGGFRDYEKDAPITVFGCMQARLVGEALLESNTIIDHVYCSPSLRCVQTAYNILKGLQQENHLKIRVEPGLFEWTKWVAGNTLPAWIPPSELAAANLSVDTTYRPHIPVSKLVVSESYDTYISRSFQVTKEIISECKSKGNNILIVAHASSLEACTCQLQGLSPQNSKDFVQMVRKIPYLGFCSCEELGETGIWQLTDPPILPLTHGPTGGFNWRETLLQE, encoded by the exons GTTGTTCTCCCACGTCGGCGACCCCTTCCTGGATGACCCCCTGCCCCGGGAGTACGTCCTCTACCTCCGCCCCACCGGCCCCTTAGCGCAGAAGCTTTCCGACTTCTGGCAGCAGTCGAAGCAGATCTGTGGCAAGAACAAGGCGCACAACATCTTCCCTCACATCACCCTCTGCCAGTTCTTCATG TGTGAGGACAGCAAGGTGGACGCCTTGGGGGAAGCCCTGCAGACCACCGTCAGTCGCTGGAAATGTAAGTTCTCAGCCCCGCTGCCCCTGGAGCTCTATACCTCCTCCAACTTCATCGGCCTCTTCGTGAAGGAAGACAGCGCAGAGGTCCTCAAGAAGTTTGCCGCCGACTTTGCTGCGGAGGCTGCCTCCAAAACCG aaGTGCACGTGGAGCCTCATAAGAAGCAGCTGCACGTGACCCTGGCTTACCACTTCCAAGCCAGCCACCTGCCCACCCTAGAGAAACTCGCCCAGAACATTGATGTCAAACTCGGGTGCGACTGGGTGGCGACCATATTCTCCCGGGATATCCGATTTGCTAACCACGAG ACGTTACAGGTGATCTACCCCTACACCCCGCAGAACGACGATGAGCTGGAGCTGGTCCCTGGGGACTTCATCTTCATGTCGCCCATGGAGCAGACCAGCACCAGCGAGGGCTGGATCTACGGCACGTCCCTAACCACAGGCTGCTCCGGACTCCTGCCTGAGAACTACATCACCAAGGCTGACGAGTGCAGCACCTGGATATTTCATGG TTCTTACTCGATCTTAAATACATCATCTTCCAATGCGCTCTCATTTGGGGATGGCATCCTGGAGAGGCGGCAGTATGAGGACCAGGGCCTGGGGGATACGACGCCCCTGACCGTCATCTGCCAGCCCACCCAG CCTCTGAGGATCAGCGGCCAGCCTGGCCCTCAGAAGAGATGCCTCTTTGTGTGTCGGCACGGTGAGAGGATGGATGTTGTTTTTGGGAAGTACTGGCTATCCCAGTGCTTCGACGCCAAAG GTCGCTACGTACGCACTAACCTGAACATGCCTCATAGCTTACCTCAGCGGAGCGGCGGTTTCCGAGATTACGAGAAAGATGCTCCAATCACCGTGTTCGGATGTATGCAAGCAAGACTCGTGG GTGAAGCCTTATTAGAGAGTAACACCATCATTGACCATGTCTACTGCTCCCCGTCCCTGCGCTGTGTGCAGACTGCGTACAACATCTTGAAAG GTTTACAACAAGAAAATCACTTGAAGATCCGCGTAGAGCCTGGTTTATTTGAGTGGACAAAGTGGGTTGCTGGGAACACACTACCTGCGTGGATACCTCCATCAGAGTTAGCTGCAGCCAACCTGAGTGTTGATACAACCTACAG ACCTCACATTCCAGTCAGCAAATTAGTGGTTTCAGAATCCTATGACACCTATATCAGTAGAAGTTTCCAAgtaacaaaggaaataataagtgAATGTAAAAGTAAAG GAAATAACATCCTGATTGTGGCCCACGCATCTTCCCTTGAAGCGTGTACCTGCCAGCTTCAGGGCCTGTCACCTCAGAACTCCAAGGACTTTGTGCAAATGGTCCGAAAG ATCCCCTacttggggttttgttcctgtgaAGAATTAGGAGAAACTGGAATCTGGCAGCTGACAGACCCACCAATCCTCCCTCTTACCCATGGACCAACTGGGGGCTTCAACTGGAGAGAGACCCTGCTGCAAGAATAA